One window of Bos javanicus breed banteng chromosome 1, ARS-OSU_banteng_1.0, whole genome shotgun sequence genomic DNA carries:
- the CRYGS gene encoding gamma-crystallin S isoform X1, producing the protein MNLSLKIMAYSRALLFGFILSPHKVLIPIADNQSCLPEGRCEITFFEDKNFQGRHYDSDCDCADFHMYLSRCNSIRVEGGTWAVYERPNFAGYMYILPRGEYPEYQHWMGLNDRLSSCRAVHLSSGGQYKLQIFEKGDFNGQMHETTEDCPSIMEQFHMREVHSCKVLEGAWIFYELPNYRGRQYLLDKKEYRKPVDWGAASPAVQSFRRIVE; encoded by the exons ATGAACCTGAGTCTGAAAATAATGGCTTATAGTAGAGCACTCTTGTTTGGCTTCATCTTAAGCCCTCATAAAGTCCTCATTCCTATTGCTGACAACCAAAGTTGTCTGCCAGAAGGCAGATGTGAG ATTACTTTCTTTGAAGACAAAAACTTTCAAGGCCGCCACTATGACAGCGATTGCGACTGTGCAGATTTCCACATGTACCTGAGCCGCTGCAACTCCATCAGAGTGGAAGGAGGCACCTGGGCTGTGTATGAAAGGCCCAATTTTGCTGGGTACATGTACATCCTACCCCGGGGCGAGTATCCCGAGTACCAGCACTGGATGGGCCTCAACGACCGCCTCAGCTCCTGCAGGGCTGTTCACCTG tctagtGGAGGCCAGTATAAGCTTCAGATCTTTGAGAAAGGGGATTTTAATGGTCAGATGCATGAGACCACGGAAGACTGCCCTTCCATCATGGAGCAGTTCCACATGCGGGAGGTCCACTCCTGTAAGGTGCTGGAGGGCGCCTGGATCTTCTATGAGCTGCCCAACTACCGAGGCAGGCAGTACCTGCTGGACAAGAAGGAGTACCGGAAGCCCGTCGACTGGGGTGCAGCTTCCCCAGCTGTCCAGTCTTTCCGCCGCATTGTGGAGTGA
- the CRYGS gene encoding gamma-crystallin S isoform X2: protein MSKAGTKITFFEDKNFQGRHYDSDCDCADFHMYLSRCNSIRVEGGTWAVYERPNFAGYMYILPRGEYPEYQHWMGLNDRLSSCRAVHLSSGGQYKLQIFEKGDFNGQMHETTEDCPSIMEQFHMREVHSCKVLEGAWIFYELPNYRGRQYLLDKKEYRKPVDWGAASPAVQSFRRIVE from the exons ATTACTTTCTTTGAAGACAAAAACTTTCAAGGCCGCCACTATGACAGCGATTGCGACTGTGCAGATTTCCACATGTACCTGAGCCGCTGCAACTCCATCAGAGTGGAAGGAGGCACCTGGGCTGTGTATGAAAGGCCCAATTTTGCTGGGTACATGTACATCCTACCCCGGGGCGAGTATCCCGAGTACCAGCACTGGATGGGCCTCAACGACCGCCTCAGCTCCTGCAGGGCTGTTCACCTG tctagtGGAGGCCAGTATAAGCTTCAGATCTTTGAGAAAGGGGATTTTAATGGTCAGATGCATGAGACCACGGAAGACTGCCCTTCCATCATGGAGCAGTTCCACATGCGGGAGGTCCACTCCTGTAAGGTGCTGGAGGGCGCCTGGATCTTCTATGAGCTGCCCAACTACCGAGGCAGGCAGTACCTGCTGGACAAGAAGGAGTACCGGAAGCCCGTCGACTGGGGTGCAGCTTCCCCAGCTGTCCAGTCTTTCCGCCGCATTGTGGAGTGA